The following proteins come from a genomic window of Sphingobium cloacae:
- the ppa gene encoding inorganic diphosphatase, translating to MNIELIPVGDDPPNSLNVIIEVPVGGEPVKYEFDKASGALFVDRILHTPMRYPANYGFVPHTLSPDGDPLDALVIARSPFIPGAVVAARPIAVLNLEDEAGGDEKLVCVPHDSVFPYYSNVEEKDDLPGIVMEQIEHFFTHYKDLEKKKWVRVGTWGGAEDARKITLEAIQRYKDSKEG from the coding sequence ATGAATATCGAACTGATCCCTGTGGGCGACGATCCGCCCAACAGCCTGAACGTCATCATCGAGGTTCCCGTCGGCGGCGAGCCGGTGAAATATGAGTTCGACAAGGCATCGGGGGCGCTGTTCGTGGACCGCATCCTGCACACGCCGATGCGCTATCCGGCCAATTACGGCTTCGTGCCGCACACGCTTTCGCCCGATGGCGATCCGCTGGACGCGCTGGTCATCGCCCGCTCTCCCTTCATTCCGGGCGCGGTGGTCGCGGCGCGCCCGATCGCGGTGCTCAATCTGGAGGACGAAGCGGGCGGCGACGAAAAGCTGGTCTGCGTGCCGCATGATTCGGTCTTCCCCTATTATTCGAACGTCGAGGAAAAGGACGACCTGCCCGGCATCGTCATGGAGCAGATCGAGCATTTCTTCACCCACTACAAGGATCTGGAGAAGAAGAAGTGGGTGCGCGTCGGCACCTGGGGCGGCGCCGAGGACGCCCGCAAGATCACCCTGGAAGCGATCCAGCGCTACAAGGACAGCAAGGAAGGCTGA
- a CDS encoding helix-turn-helix domain-containing protein, with the protein MADVSDRKLYLGPKLRVLRRELGLNQTRMAEELGVSPSYLNHLERNQRPLTAQMLLRLANTYDIDIRDFVASTQEGAANALGEILSDALVRDIGIARDEVLEVAENYPGVSEAIARFYRALSDLRRLPERMEAGASPAPLLAPIDWLRETIARAGNHFAEIDAAAETLAVEMSDDPAVMQADLRARLKTLHNMGVQIVRAEVLAGTLRHYDMHRRRLLLNERLPAPGRLFALAYHLCAQEMAETIAAQVNRAAPPDEDSRRIATIALTNHAAAALIMPYDRFRQAAEQSRYDLPLLQTRFGVSGEQLAHRLTSLNRTGARGVPFFLAKLNRAGIVSKRFDGEAWPFARLTGTCPRWDAHGAGPSGSWERQMIETADGRRFLTFFQTLSVDGAPDARGQPVIALGCEAKHAGRLALADGIDVEKDAATEVGPACHLCERRGCPDRALPPVTRALDLHGYERTVSPFPFRRV; encoded by the coding sequence ATGGCGGATGTATCGGATCGCAAGCTCTATCTCGGCCCCAAGCTGCGCGTTCTGCGGCGGGAACTGGGGCTCAACCAAACGCGGATGGCGGAGGAACTGGGGGTGTCGCCCAGCTACCTCAACCATCTGGAGCGCAACCAGAGGCCGCTGACGGCGCAGATGCTGCTGCGGCTGGCGAACACCTATGACATCGACATCCGCGATTTCGTCGCCAGCACGCAGGAAGGCGCGGCGAACGCGCTGGGCGAGATATTGTCCGACGCGCTGGTGCGCGACATCGGCATCGCCAGGGACGAGGTGCTGGAGGTCGCGGAAAACTATCCCGGCGTCAGCGAGGCCATCGCCCGTTTCTATCGCGCCCTTTCCGACCTGCGCCGCCTGCCCGAACGGATGGAGGCGGGCGCCTCCCCTGCCCCGCTGCTGGCGCCGATCGACTGGCTGCGCGAGACGATCGCGCGGGCGGGCAATCATTTCGCGGAGATCGACGCCGCCGCCGAGACGCTGGCCGTCGAGATGAGCGACGATCCGGCGGTGATGCAGGCTGACCTTCGCGCACGGCTCAAGACGCTGCACAATATGGGCGTGCAGATAGTGCGCGCCGAGGTGCTGGCGGGAACGCTGCGCCATTATGACATGCACCGCCGCCGCCTGCTGCTGAACGAACGGCTGCCCGCGCCGGGACGGCTGTTCGCGCTGGCCTATCATCTGTGCGCGCAGGAGATGGCGGAGACCATCGCCGCGCAGGTCAACCGCGCCGCGCCGCCCGACGAGGACAGCCGCCGGATCGCCACCATCGCGCTCACCAACCATGCCGCCGCCGCGCTCATCATGCCCTATGACCGCTTCCGGCAGGCGGCGGAGCAGAGCCGCTACGACCTGCCGCTGTTGCAGACACGCTTCGGCGTGTCGGGGGAGCAGCTGGCGCATCGCCTCACCAGCCTCAACCGCACGGGGGCGCGGGGCGTGCCCTTCTTCCTGGCGAAGCTCAACCGGGCTGGGATCGTGTCGAAACGCTTCGACGGGGAGGCATGGCCGTTCGCGCGGCTGACCGGCACCTGCCCGCGCTGGGACGCGCATGGGGCCGGGCCGTCCGGGTCATGGGAGCGGCAGATGATCGAGACGGCGGACGGGCGGCGGTTCCTGACCTTCTTCCAGACGCTGAGCGTCGATGGCGCGCCCGATGCGCGGGGACAGCCGGTGATCGCGCTCGGTTGCGAGGCGAAACATGCGGGACGGCTGGCGCTGGCGGACGGGATCGACGTGGAGAAGGACGCGGCGACGGAGGTCGGCCCGGCCTGCCATTTGTGCGAGCGGCGCGGCTGCCCGGATCGCGCCCTGCCGCCGGTGACGCGGGCGCTGGACCTGCACGGCTATGAGCGGACGGTGAGCCCGTTTCCGTTTCGGCGGGTTTAG
- a CDS encoding M61 family metallopeptidase has protein sequence MIRSLAAALCLSTAVAGPLWAQEAIRSRPTALPVDDATPAPRDVPYPGGTIRLEVDATDTVQRIFRVRETIPVASGGPMTLLMPQWLPGNHAPRGQIEKLTGLTFTADGKPLAWKRDPLDVYAFRIDVPQGAKEVVAQFQFLSATAPNQGRVVVTPRMLNIQWESVSLYPAGYYTRQIPVQATVTYPAGWQAATALRGQRTGNRVAYETIDYEALQDSPVFAGTHFKAVDLGSNVTLNIVADDADELDFKPEQMAKHRKLVAEAKALFGTYQFDHYDFLLAITDEMGGIGLEHHRSSENQVEPGYFKNWDSGEALLDRNLLPHEFTHSWDGKFRRPDLLWTPDFRTPMQDNLLWVYEGQTQFWGYVLGARSGMFSKQETLDAYAQIAAKLDTAKGREWRPMEDTTLDPIISARRPKGWASWQRSEDYYNEGLMIWLEADAILRQQTKGRKGLDDFAAAFFGIRSGDWGQVVYNRDDVIRTLNGIAPYDWAGFFRKYVDSTTRETPKGGFTLGGYRLVYGDTPGSITKAVEGAQKIVDQSFGLGLTVKNSGEIASVVWDSAAFRAGLATGSTIVAVNGDEYSPDVFKAALKAATTSGKPIQIIVKQDKYYRTLSLDYSGGLRYPRLEKTGEGEGSLDRLLKPKT, from the coding sequence ATGATCCGCAGCCTTGCTGCCGCCCTTTGCCTTTCCACCGCCGTCGCCGGCCCGCTCTGGGCGCAGGAGGCGATCCGTTCCAGGCCCACCGCCCTCCCCGTCGACGACGCCACCCCCGCGCCCAGGGACGTCCCTTATCCCGGCGGCACCATCCGGCTGGAGGTGGACGCGACCGACACGGTGCAGCGCATCTTCCGCGTCAGGGAAACCATCCCCGTCGCGTCCGGCGGCCCCATGACCCTGCTGATGCCGCAATGGCTGCCGGGCAACCACGCCCCGCGCGGCCAGATCGAGAAACTGACCGGCCTCACCTTCACCGCCGACGGCAAGCCGCTGGCGTGGAAACGCGATCCGCTCGACGTCTACGCCTTCCGGATCGACGTGCCGCAGGGCGCGAAGGAGGTCGTCGCGCAGTTCCAGTTCCTCTCCGCCACCGCTCCCAACCAGGGCCGCGTCGTCGTGACGCCCAGGATGCTCAACATCCAGTGGGAATCGGTCTCGCTCTATCCGGCGGGCTATTACACCCGGCAGATCCCGGTGCAGGCGACCGTCACCTATCCGGCGGGCTGGCAGGCCGCGACGGCCCTGCGCGGCCAACGGACCGGCAACCGCGTCGCCTATGAGACGATCGACTATGAAGCCTTGCAGGACTCGCCCGTCTTCGCGGGCACCCATTTCAAGGCGGTCGACCTTGGCAGCAACGTGACGCTCAACATCGTCGCCGACGACGCCGACGAACTGGACTTCAAGCCGGAACAGATGGCGAAGCACCGCAAGCTGGTGGCGGAGGCGAAGGCCCTGTTCGGCACATATCAGTTCGACCATTACGACTTCCTGCTCGCCATCACCGACGAGATGGGCGGCATTGGCCTGGAACATCACCGTTCCTCGGAAAACCAGGTCGAGCCGGGCTATTTCAAGAATTGGGATTCGGGCGAGGCGCTGCTCGACCGCAACCTCCTGCCCCATGAATTCACCCATAGCTGGGACGGCAAGTTCCGCCGCCCGGACCTGCTCTGGACGCCCGATTTCCGCACGCCGATGCAGGACAATCTGCTCTGGGTCTATGAAGGGCAGACGCAATTCTGGGGCTATGTGCTGGGCGCGCGGTCCGGCATGTTCTCCAAGCAGGAGACGCTGGACGCCTATGCCCAGATCGCCGCGAAGCTCGACACCGCCAAGGGCCGCGAATGGCGCCCGATGGAGGATACGACGCTCGACCCCATCATCTCCGCCCGGCGTCCCAAGGGCTGGGCAAGCTGGCAGCGGTCGGAGGATTATTATAATGAAGGGCTGATGATCTGGCTGGAGGCCGACGCCATCCTCCGCCAGCAGACGAAGGGCCGCAAGGGCCTCGACGATTTCGCCGCCGCCTTCTTCGGCATCCGTTCGGGCGACTGGGGGCAGGTCGTCTATAATCGCGACGATGTGATCCGCACATTGAACGGCATCGCGCCCTATGACTGGGCGGGCTTCTTCCGCAAATATGTGGACAGCACCACGCGGGAGACGCCCAAGGGCGGCTTCACGCTGGGCGGCTACCGCCTCGTTTATGGCGACACGCCCGGCAGCATCACCAAGGCGGTGGAAGGCGCGCAGAAGATCGTGGACCAGAGCTTCGGGCTGGGCCTCACCGTCAAGAACAGCGGCGAAATCGCCTCGGTCGTCTGGGATAGCGCGGCGTTCAGGGCGGGTCTTGCGACCGGCTCCACCATCGTCGCGGTGAACGGCGACGAATATTCGCCCGATGTCTTCAAGGCGGCGCTCAAGGCCGCTACCACGTCCGGCAAGCCGATCCAGATCATCGTCAAACAGGACAAATATTACCGCACTTTGTCTCTCGATTATTCAGGCGGCCTGCGCTATCCGCGCCTCGAAAAGACAGGAGAGGGTGAAGGCAGCCTGGACCGGCTGCTCAAACCGAAAACATAA
- the prfA gene encoding peptide chain release factor 1, whose protein sequence is MQISAERIAQIEARRDEVQASMTRADLPPEEFVRLSKEYAEIEPVAKAAHEVRRLRQELAALEQMAGDGAEADPAMREMAQEEMQLIRGRLPDAERALALQLLPRDSADARPAMLEIRAGTGGDEAALFAGDLFRMYQRYADAQGWKMEMISANAAEVGGFKEVVASVTGAGVFARLKFESGVHRVQRVPVTESGGRIHTSAATVAVLPEPEEVDVQIADSDLKIDIYRASGAGGQHVNTTDSAVRITHLPSGIVVTQQDERSQHKNKAKAMQVLRARIYEMERDRAQSEQAGARKAMVGSGDRSERIRTYNFPQGRVTDHRINLTLHRLPEILEGSGLSEVIDALIAEDEAARLAQLDGIG, encoded by the coding sequence ATGCAGATTTCCGCCGAACGCATCGCGCAAATCGAGGCGCGCCGGGACGAGGTGCAGGCGTCGATGACGCGCGCCGACCTGCCCCCGGAGGAGTTCGTCCGGCTGTCCAAGGAATATGCCGAGATCGAGCCGGTGGCCAAGGCCGCGCATGAAGTGCGGCGCCTGCGCCAGGAACTGGCCGCGCTGGAGCAGATGGCGGGCGACGGCGCGGAAGCCGATCCCGCCATGCGCGAAATGGCGCAGGAGGAGATGCAGCTTATCCGGGGCCGGCTTCCCGATGCGGAGCGCGCTCTGGCGTTGCAGCTTCTGCCCCGCGATTCGGCCGATGCGCGCCCGGCCATGCTGGAAATCCGGGCGGGGACGGGCGGCGATGAAGCCGCGCTGTTCGCGGGCGACCTGTTCCGCATGTATCAACGCTATGCCGACGCGCAGGGCTGGAAGATGGAGATGATCTCCGCCAATGCGGCGGAAGTGGGCGGCTTCAAGGAAGTGGTCGCCAGCGTCACCGGCGCGGGCGTCTTTGCCAGACTCAAGTTCGAGAGCGGCGTCCACCGGGTGCAGCGCGTGCCCGTCACCGAAAGCGGCGGGCGCATCCACACCTCCGCCGCGACCGTGGCGGTGCTGCCGGAACCGGAAGAGGTGGATGTCCAGATCGCCGACAGCGACCTCAAGATCGACATCTATCGCGCGTCGGGCGCGGGCGGGCAGCATGTCAACACGACCGATTCCGCCGTGCGCATCACCCATTTGCCGAGCGGCATCGTCGTGACGCAGCAGGACGAGCGGTCCCAGCACAAGAACAAGGCCAAGGCGATGCAGGTGCTGCGCGCGCGCATCTATGAGATGGAGCGGGACCGCGCGCAAAGCGAACAGGCGGGCGCGCGCAAGGCGATGGTGGGATCGGGCGACCGTTCGGAGCGCATCCGCACCTATAATTTCCCGCAGGGACGCGTGACCGACCACCGCATCAACCTGACGCTGCACCGCCTGCCGGAGATATTGGAGGGGTCGGGCCTGTCCGAAGTCATCGACGCGCTGATCGCGGAGGATGAGGCGGCGCGGCTGGCGCAGCTGGACGGCATCGGCTGA
- the prmC gene encoding peptide chain release factor N(5)-glutamine methyltransferase: MAGVADRLRAAAAVLGEVSGTPGLDAELLLAHALGISRNELLLRQRDLAVPAAFDGLIERRLAGEPVAYITGSRDFWTISLRVTPDVLIPRPDSETLIEAAVEHFGDRAPETILDLGTGSGALLLAALDQWPGARGLGVDISPAALAVARDNAGRLGLADRAAFRIGDWAEGIGERFDLILVNPPYIARDAPLSGDVLHEPEGALFAGAQGLDDYRRIAPQLPRLLRPDGLAAVEIGYDQREEVGAIFAAEGLEAGVRRDLAGHDRCLAVRPSPGQESQG, encoded by the coding sequence ATGGCCGGGGTCGCCGACAGGCTGCGCGCGGCGGCGGCGGTGCTCGGCGAGGTGAGCGGGACGCCGGGGCTGGATGCGGAATTGCTGCTGGCCCATGCCCTGGGGATTTCGCGCAATGAGCTGCTGTTGCGGCAGCGCGATCTGGCGGTGCCTGCGGCGTTCGACGGGCTGATCGAACGGCGGCTGGCGGGAGAGCCGGTGGCCTATATCACCGGCAGCCGCGATTTCTGGACCATCAGCCTGCGGGTGACGCCCGACGTGCTCATCCCCCGGCCCGACAGCGAGACGCTGATCGAGGCGGCGGTGGAGCATTTCGGGGATCGCGCGCCGGAGACGATCCTCGATCTGGGGACGGGATCGGGCGCGCTGCTGCTCGCCGCGCTGGACCAGTGGCCAGGGGCGCGGGGGCTGGGCGTCGATATTTCCCCGGCGGCGCTCGCGGTGGCGCGGGACAATGCCGGGCGGCTGGGGCTGGCGGACCGGGCGGCGTTCCGTATCGGCGACTGGGCGGAGGGGATCGGGGAACGCTTCGACCTCATCCTCGTCAACCCGCCCTATATCGCGCGGGACGCGCCGCTGTCGGGCGATGTGCTGCATGAGCCGGAAGGGGCGCTGTTCGCGGGGGCGCAGGGCCTTGACGACTATCGCCGCATCGCGCCGCAATTGCCGCGCCTGCTGCGGCCGGACGGGCTGGCGGCGGTGGAGATCGGCTATGACCAGCGGGAGGAGGTTGGCGCCATTTTCGCGGCCGAAGGGCTGGAAGCGGGGGTTCGGCGCGACCTGGCCGGGCATGACCGGTGCCTTGCCGTCCGTCCATCGCCGGGACAGGAATCGCAGGGGTGA
- a CDS encoding acyltransferase family protein, with the protein MAPPSSPRTRLSELDALRGIGALCVLIFHYSTRFHELFPQAKHVPFSFPGGNYRVLLFFCISGFAIFFTLDRIRTVPDFVVNRFARLYPAYLVAMLLTLSIEYLAQATQLLIGPVAILANFTMLQSFVFLPEVDGAYWTLAVEIAFYFCMISIWKWFGLRRLEPVLAAWLALRWLFHVWPDMPERVVMLFVLRYTPFFVIGMLAYRIWAGQRTWRQQAPYAALALLSVAMMETWDVTVVAVVLLLAFAAMIAGRLRFLAVRPLVWMGGISYSFYLIHQHVGFVVMLRMAEAGYSPWIGFATAFLVALLLGTAINRLVERPAGEAILGWWRRRSASAPMPDVAAGRA; encoded by the coding sequence ATGGCCCCGCCTTCTTCCCCGCGCACCCGACTTTCGGAACTGGACGCCCTGCGCGGGATCGGCGCGCTGTGCGTGCTCATCTTCCATTATTCCACGCGTTTCCACGAACTGTTTCCGCAGGCGAAGCATGTGCCGTTCAGCTTTCCGGGCGGCAATTACCGGGTGCTGCTGTTCTTCTGCATTTCGGGCTTCGCGATCTTCTTCACGCTGGATCGCATCCGCACCGTGCCCGACTTCGTGGTCAACCGGTTCGCGCGCCTCTATCCCGCCTATCTGGTCGCCATGCTGCTGACCCTGTCGATCGAATATCTGGCGCAGGCGACGCAGCTGCTGATCGGCCCGGTCGCGATCCTGGCCAACTTCACCATGCTCCAGAGCTTCGTGTTCCTGCCCGAAGTGGACGGCGCCTATTGGACGCTGGCGGTGGAGATCGCCTTTTATTTCTGCATGATCTCGATCTGGAAATGGTTCGGTCTCCGGCGGCTGGAGCCGGTGCTGGCGGCATGGCTGGCGCTGCGCTGGCTGTTCCATGTCTGGCCCGACATGCCCGAACGCGTGGTGATGCTGTTCGTGCTGCGCTACACGCCCTTCTTCGTGATCGGCATGCTCGCCTATCGCATCTGGGCGGGGCAGCGGACATGGCGGCAGCAGGCGCCCTATGCCGCGCTCGCGCTGCTGTCGGTGGCGATGATGGAGACGTGGGACGTGACCGTGGTGGCGGTCGTCCTCCTCCTGGCCTTTGCCGCGATGATCGCCGGGCGGCTGCGCTTCTTGGCGGTGCGCCCGCTCGTCTGGATGGGCGGGATCAGCTATTCCTTCTACCTCATCCACCAGCATGTCGGTTTCGTCGTGATGCTGCGCATGGCGGAGGCGGGGTATAGCCCGTGGATCGGATTCGCCACGGCCTTCCTCGTGGCGCTTTTGCTGGGAACGGCGATCAACCGGCTGGTGGAGCGGCCCGCCGGGGAAGCGATCCTGGGCTGGTGGCGCCGCCGCAGCGCCAGCGCCCCGATGCCCGACGTTGCCGCCGGGCGGGCATGA
- the hisS gene encoding histidine--tRNA ligase yields MAKMETPRPVRGTQDMLGGTPEAFQERFAHVAATFERVRKLYGFARVEVPVFEATAVFARSLGESTDVVSKEMYTFEDRGGDSITLRPEFTAGISRAYITEGWQQYAPLKVATHGPLFRYERPQKGRFRQFHQLDAEIIGAGEPGADVELLVFADQLLRELGVSEGVTLNLNTLGDAESREAWRAALVAHFEAHRDQLSEESLDRLARNPLRILDSKDPRDRPVADSAPDIDAYLTDEARGFFEKVTSGLDAAGVAWERNSRLVRGLDYYRHTAFEFITDRLGAQGTVLGGGRYDGLIENLGGPATPAVGWAAGIERLAMLVEMPEIAGPTVAVIPMGEAAEAKATGIIADLRRAGIACDMGYRGNMKKRMQRANASGAAWAVILGEDELARGEASVRNLVTGDQQAVALDALVGRLTAL; encoded by the coding sequence ATGGCGAAAATGGAAACGCCGCGCCCGGTGCGCGGCACGCAGGACATGCTGGGCGGCACCCCCGAAGCGTTCCAGGAGCGTTTCGCGCATGTGGCCGCGACCTTCGAACGGGTGCGGAAGCTCTATGGCTTCGCGCGCGTGGAGGTGCCCGTGTTCGAGGCGACGGCGGTGTTCGCGCGCTCGCTGGGCGAGAGCACGGATGTGGTGTCGAAGGAAATGTACACCTTCGAGGATCGGGGCGGCGACAGCATCACCCTGCGCCCGGAGTTCACGGCGGGCATTTCCCGCGCCTACATCACCGAGGGCTGGCAGCAATATGCGCCGCTGAAGGTCGCGACGCACGGGCCGCTGTTCCGCTATGAGCGCCCGCAAAAGGGGCGTTTCCGGCAATTCCACCAGCTTGACGCGGAGATCATCGGCGCGGGCGAGCCGGGGGCGGACGTGGAACTGCTGGTCTTCGCCGATCAGCTGCTGCGCGAACTGGGCGTGTCGGAGGGCGTGACGCTGAACCTCAACACGCTGGGCGACGCGGAGAGCCGGGAGGCGTGGCGCGCTGCCCTGGTGGCGCATTTCGAGGCGCATCGGGATCAGCTTTCGGAGGAAAGCCTTGACCGGCTGGCGCGCAATCCGCTGCGCATCCTCGACAGCAAGGACCCGCGCGACCGGCCGGTGGCGGACAGCGCGCCGGATATCGACGCCTATCTGACTGACGAGGCGCGGGGATTCTTCGAGAAGGTGACGAGCGGCCTCGATGCGGCGGGCGTGGCGTGGGAGCGCAATTCCCGGCTGGTGCGGGGCCTCGATTATTACCGGCATACCGCGTTCGAGTTCATCACCGATCGCCTCGGCGCGCAGGGCACGGTGCTGGGCGGCGGGCGCTATGACGGCCTCATCGAGAATCTGGGCGGTCCCGCCACTCCGGCGGTCGGCTGGGCGGCGGGGATCGAGCGGCTGGCGATGCTGGTGGAGATGCCGGAGATCGCGGGACCGACCGTGGCCGTCATTCCCATGGGCGAGGCGGCGGAAGCGAAGGCGACCGGGATTATCGCCGATCTGCGCCGGGCGGGGATCGCCTGCGACATGGGCTATCGCGGCAATATGAAAAAGCGGATGCAGCGCGCCAATGCGAGCGGCGCCGCATGGGCCGTGATCCTGGGCGAGGATGAACTGGCGCGGGGCGAGGCATCGGTGCGCAATCTGGTGACGGGCGATCAGCAGGCGGTGGCGCTGGATGCGCTGGTGGGCAGGCTGACGGCGCTCTGA
- a CDS encoding DUF4167 domain-containing protein, producing the protein MINNRQAGRRNRGRNNGRPNNNSRGGGDNGNRIDNRARGNAAQLLEKYKNMARDAQMAGDRVNAEYYLQFADHYFRVLADNRARQEEQQQRFRRYDENFDGDGDEGDADDEAGEGARGEPQPYDRAESFQPRRRDDRRDDREGRERRDRNVRERPAQAQAETAERPAAAQAAPEEAPVAAAAPVAEPQAEEAPAPRRRGRPRKADAAKAAEEKVEGLDVAALPPSIARADNDSETPEEAPRKRGRRPRAATQAAE; encoded by the coding sequence TTGATCAACAACAGGCAGGCCGGTCGCCGCAATCGCGGCCGGAACAACGGACGCCCCAACAACAACAGCCGGGGCGGGGGCGACAACGGCAACCGGATCGACAACCGCGCGCGGGGCAATGCGGCCCAGCTTCTTGAGAAATACAAGAATATGGCGCGCGACGCCCAGATGGCGGGCGACCGGGTGAACGCCGAATATTATCTCCAGTTCGCCGACCATTATTTCCGCGTGCTGGCCGACAACCGCGCCCGGCAGGAAGAACAGCAGCAGCGCTTCCGCCGCTATGACGAGAATTTCGACGGCGATGGCGACGAGGGCGATGCGGACGACGAAGCGGGCGAAGGCGCGCGCGGCGAGCCGCAGCCCTATGACCGCGCCGAATCCTTCCAGCCGCGCCGCCGGGACGACCGGCGCGACGACCGCGAAGGGCGCGAGCGCCGCGACCGGAATGTCCGGGAGCGTCCGGCCCAGGCTCAGGCGGAAACGGCCGAGCGTCCGGCCGCGGCACAGGCCGCTCCGGAAGAAGCGCCGGTGGCTGCCGCCGCGCCCGTAGCGGAACCGCAAGCCGAGGAAGCGCCCGCGCCGCGCCGCCGCGGCCGTCCGCGCAAGGCGGATGCGGCCAAGGCGGCCGAGGAAAAGGTCGAGGGCCTGGACGTCGCCGCGCTGCCCCCGTCGATCGCGCGGGCCGACAATGACAGCGAAACGCCGGAAGAAGCGCCCCGCAAGCGCGGCCGCCGCCCCCGCGCGGCGACGCAGGCGGCGGAGTAG
- a CDS encoding transposase has translation MTVEQEIDGSGGVENGRRRRWTLEEKRAVVELSLDPACSMAEVAACFDVLPAQIYAWRRELREMAEDAAREDRAMFLPAVIEPTSVPAVLLEPEAANARLLPDAVVQVAMEVRGVPVMVAHGASSTLVASVIAALLRAR, from the coding sequence GTGACTGTGGAGCAAGAGATCGACGGCAGTGGCGGCGTGGAGAACGGGCGCCGACGGCGCTGGACGCTGGAAGAGAAGCGCGCGGTGGTGGAGCTGTCGCTCGATCCGGCGTGCAGCATGGCGGAGGTGGCCGCGTGTTTCGATGTCCTTCCGGCCCAGATATATGCCTGGCGCCGCGAGTTGCGCGAGATGGCGGAGGACGCGGCGCGCGAGGACAGGGCGATGTTCCTGCCGGCGGTCATCGAGCCGACATCGGTGCCGGCGGTGCTGCTCGAACCGGAGGCCGCGAACGCGCGGCTGCTGCCGGACGCGGTGGTGCAGGTCGCAATGGAAGTGCGCGGCGTGCCAGTGATGGTCGCCCACGGCGCAAGTTCGACGCTGGTCGCCTCGGTAATCGCAGCGCTGCTGAGGGCGCGATGA
- the tnpB gene encoding IS66 family insertion sequence element accessory protein TnpB (TnpB, as the term is used for proteins encoded by IS66 family insertion elements, is considered an accessory protein, since TnpC, encoded by a neighboring gene, is a DDE family transposase.), whose amino-acid sequence MIGPGSDAKVLIYTKPIDFRCGIDTLVAKVQHELSQDPWRGVAYIFRSKRKDRLKILWFDGTGIWLMTKRAEAAEGFAWPPAVDGSFSITAAQMAALTSGMDWRRHRAPRRVNPPKIEGFADA is encoded by the coding sequence ATGATCGGGCCGGGCAGCGACGCCAAGGTGCTGATCTACACCAAGCCGATCGATTTCCGCTGCGGCATCGACACGCTGGTGGCCAAGGTCCAGCACGAGTTGAGCCAGGATCCGTGGCGCGGAGTCGCCTATATTTTTCGTTCCAAGAGGAAGGACAGGCTGAAGATTCTGTGGTTCGACGGCACCGGCATCTGGCTGATGACCAAGCGCGCCGAGGCCGCCGAAGGATTCGCCTGGCCGCCGGCGGTCGATGGCAGTTTTTCGATCACGGCGGCGCAGATGGCAGCACTCACCTCGGGCATGGACTGGCGTCGGCACCGCGCGCCAAGGCGCGTAAATCCGCCTAAAATCGAGGGTTTCGCTGATGCGTGA